AAAGGCAGCTTTTTGAAAACCAGGTTCGAGAAGTCTTGTGGAAAGATATGTATCGTTGCCGAGATTCTCTACCAATTCTACTTGCACTGGTAAATTTTTATTTGCAGGCACGCTTAAAATCAAGTGTTCCGGGCGAATTCCTAAAATAAGGGTTTGCCCGTCGTATTTTTGCAAAGCACTTGCCCAAAGTTCTGGCAAGGTGAGGCGAAAATCACCATTAGTAATCAACAGGGGAGCGTGGAACTCCACAGGGATAAAATTCATCGGTGGTGAACCAATAAATTCAGCAACAAAGCGGTTAGCAGGATAGTTGTAAAGTTCTAAAGGAGCAGCAACTTGTTGCAGTTGACCATGATTGAGGATAGCAATGCGATCGCCCATCGTCATGGCTTCCGTTTGGTCGTGGGTGACGTAAATCGTTGTCACACCTAACTGGCGCTGTAATTTCACAATTTGGGCGCGAGTTTGGGCACGCAGTTTGGCATCTAAGTTAGAAAGTGGTTCATCCATCAAAAACACTTGGGGATTACGTGCGATCGCTCTTCCCAGTGCAACTCTTTGCCTTTGTCCACCAGAGAGCTGCTTGGGTAAACGATTGAGTAAGGCTTCAATTTGCAACAGTTGGGCAACAGTACGCACTCGCTCATCCACGACTCGTTCTTGATCAGAGATATATCTTAGTCCCTTAGGAAGCGCCCTTGTTATCCCCATTAATAAATTTTCAGCCCAATTACGAAGATCGGATAAGGAGGATGAGGAAGATATAACTCCCTCATGTTCCCCATCTCCCAAAGGACGGCGTCGCAGTCCAAAAGCAATGTTGTCATACACCGTCATGTGGGGATACAAAGCATAATTTTGAAACACCATAGCAATGTCGCGTTCCTTGGGGGGTAGGTCATTGACTAGGCGATCGCCCACCCAAATATTGCCTCCTGTCATGACTTCCAACCCAGCGATTAACCGCAAAAGGGTGCTTTTCCCACAACCGGAAGGACCCACCAGCACCATAAATTCACCATCTGCTACCGTTAGGTTAATCCGCCGTAAAACATTGACGCTTTCCCCACGGTGAACAACTGTATCACCTTGCTTCCCAGAGTTGAGAGGGTGTTGTGTTTGGGATGCAACACCTTCGCCTTTGCGAGGGGGAAAACTTTTATAAACATTTTCTAAAACAACTTGCGCCACGGGAGTTTGAGGTAACTGCAACAATAATTGGATAGTTTCTGTGAATGAGTGTCAGGAATTGGTTCTGGAAATGATGGCTTGTGTTCGCAATAAACAGGCATTTTATCACCAGGGTTTGATGGCTATGCTGCTTATACAGCAACCACTTTAACTTCTTTGTCGCCCCCTCAACAGTTCAAGGCTTTGGCTACTGATTTGCTCGTCACTCACGCCAGCCTGTTGAAAATAAGGCTGAAGAATAGGGCGTGCATCAATGATGTAATCTGGCTGACTTTCCTCAAGTTGGTCATCCGTGTCAGTCCATAAGTAAAACCGATCCGGAAAGACCATCAGG
The sequence above is a segment of the Mastigocladopsis repens PCC 10914 genome. Coding sequences within it:
- a CDS encoding ABC transporter ATP-binding protein — protein: MAQVVLENVYKSFPPRKGEGVASQTQHPLNSGKQGDTVVHRGESVNVLRRINLTVADGEFMVLVGPSGCGKSTLLRLIAGLEVMTGGNIWVGDRLVNDLPPKERDIAMVFQNYALYPHMTVYDNIAFGLRRRPLGDGEHEGVISSSSSLSDLRNWAENLLMGITRALPKGLRYISDQERVVDERVRTVAQLLQIEALLNRLPKQLSGGQRQRVALGRAIARNPQVFLMDEPLSNLDAKLRAQTRAQIVKLQRQLGVTTIYVTHDQTEAMTMGDRIAILNHGQLQQVAAPLELYNYPANRFVAEFIGSPPMNFIPVEFHAPLLITNGDFRLTLPELWASALQKYDGQTLILGIRPEHLILSVPANKNLPVQVELVENLGNDTYLSTRLLEPGFQKAAFPINEVQVRVPPERFVSYGEQLWLSLTPEKLHFFDPATELAIFP